In Deltaproteobacteria bacterium PRO3, the genomic stretch TCAAGCTCTGGGAGGAGGGCGGGCTCTGCCGCGCCCGCGTGATCTTCGACGTATGAGCGACTACGAGCGTATCACCGACTACGAATACCGCCTGCCGCGCCGCGGGTCGATGCGCTGCGACGGCATCGTCTTCGCCTCCGCCGAGATGATGCGGGGCATGGCGGGCGACCCCTGCCTCGAGCAGGTGCGCAACGTGGCGACGCTCCCGGGCATCGTCGGAAACTCCTTCGCGATGCCCGACATCCATTGGGGCTACGGCTTTCCTATCGGCGGCGTCGCCGCCTTCGACGCGGAGGAGGGCGTGGTCTCGCCGGGCGGCGTCGGCTACGACATCAATTGCGGCGTGCGGCTGCTCAAGACGCGCAT encodes the following:
- a CDS encoding RtcB family protein, with protein sequence MSDYERITDYEYRLPRRGSMRCDGIVFASAEMMRGMAGDPCLEQVRNVATLPGIVGNSFAMPDIHWGYGFPIGGVAAFDAEEGVVSPGGVGYDINCGVRLLKTR